The following proteins come from a genomic window of Thiothrix unzii:
- a CDS encoding histidine phosphatase family protein: MTTQPETAPLSPTTIDLLRHGQVATPDLFCAPSHEPLGISGWKQLTLATQTGQWDAIITSPSRRCHDFARLLAQRLDCPFAVDARFGEMDFGDWVGQTQAAIWEQDAQLLQQLWYQPRRFIAPHGEAMEDFIARVNQAWMQLQTDYAGQRVLVLTHAGVMRVVLAKVLDILYQKSLHFEIGYAQLTRIRIYPDGIASLVGHGLPQA; encoded by the coding sequence ATGACAACACAACCCGAAACCGCACCGCTTTCACCCACCACCATCGACCTTTTACGACACGGGCAAGTGGCAACCCCCGATTTATTTTGCGCCCCCAGCCATGAACCGCTGGGCATTTCCGGCTGGAAACAACTGACCCTCGCCACCCAAACCGGTCAATGGGATGCCATCATCACCTCGCCCAGCCGCCGTTGTCACGATTTCGCACGCTTATTAGCACAACGTCTGGATTGCCCGTTTGCGGTCGATGCACGTTTCGGGGAAATGGATTTCGGGGATTGGGTCGGACAAACCCAAGCCGCTATTTGGGAACAAGACGCACAGTTACTGCAACAGTTGTGGTATCAACCGCGCCGCTTTATCGCCCCCCACGGCGAAGCAATGGAAGATTTCATTGCACGGGTCAATCAGGCATGGATGCAACTGCAAACCGACTACGCAGGTCAACGGGTTTTAGTGTTAACCCACGCGGGTGTAATGCGGGTGGTGCTGGCAAAGGTTCTGGATATTTTGTACCAAAAAAGCCTGCACTTTGAAATTGGCTATGCGCAACTCACCCGGATACGTATTTACCCGGATGGGATTGCATCGCTAGTGGGGCATGGGTTGCCGCAAGCGTAA